The genomic region ATCTCTGGTCGCAGGGCCGTGCGCTGTGGACATTTTCAGCTCTTTATAACCGCATTGAAAAGAATCCTGACTGGCTGCATTTTGCCTGTCATATTTTTAATTATATTTCCACACACGGACGCGATAATCAGGGATGCTGGATGTACCGGCTGGATGAAAACGGAACTGTTCTTGAGCGCGACATCAGTATCTATGTTGATGGATTCGTCATACTGGGACTGAGGGAATACTTCAAAGCAACCGGCAATATGCAGGCGCTTCAACTTGCATTGGAGACATTTGAAACTGTTTCAGCCCGGTTGAAAATTCCGGATGGCTATGGAACAGCGCCCTACTCCATTCCGCCGGGAATGAAAGTGCTGGGAATCCGAATGCTGTTTTCATACGTCTTTTCCCGGCTCGGAACGGCCGCCGGACGAAAGGATATTTTTGAAGCCGGCGCAGCGCTGGCGCGTGAAATTCTAACCGATTTTTATATCCCTGAAAAAAATGCGGTGCTGGAATATGTGTCGCTGCAAGGTACCTTCACCGATTCACCGTGGGGCCGGATCTGCATTCCGGGACACGTGATCGAATCGCTGTGGTTTGCGATTTCGATTTTTGAGCAGACCGGTGAGGATCATCTGATCGAACAATGCTGTCAGTTAATCAAACGGCATTTAGAACTGGGCTGGGATCAGCGGTATGGCGGCCTGACTCTTGCTCTCGACATTGACGGCAAGGAACCCTGTATCTGGAATCAGTCCGACTGCAAAGCGTGGTGGGTTCAATGCGAAGCGCTGGTTGCCACCGCTTATGCGTTTAAACACACCGGCGCAGACTGGTGCAGTGAATGGCATAGAAAAGTTCACGATTACGCGTGGGCTCATTATCCACTGCCCGGCGGTGAATGGCGGCAGTGGCTGAACCGGCAGGGACAACCGGCATCCAGTGCAGCACTGCCGGTTAAAGATCCGTTTCATCTTCCGCGCGCACTGATTGAACTCGCAGCACTCGAACCGCTCCCGGATGAATTTTATCAATAAATCAAAACTTATCTCCGTCTGTCACCGATCAGATTAAAATTTTATTTTAATGGATTAAAATATAGACATTTAATAAAAAAATGACAGGCTTCGTGCGTTATTAAAAATTTGTAAATAAGGAATTTTATTATGAGCAAACATCCGGTCAGCCAAGATTTTGCAGACGTTGTAAAGCCGAAGTTTCCGCTGAACATTTTCCTTTGGTTGCGGCATACATTCATCATCTCCCCGTTTCAGACCTTCTCCGATCTGTTTATCCGCATTGCAAAATATACGCCGCTGAACTGCCGGATCAAAGCGGCGCTGCTGAAAATGCGCGGCATGAAAATCGGGAAGCTGCCGGTAATTTATGAGCGCGTCTGCGTCGGTCTGCCGTCCAATGTTCAAGTCGGTGATTATGTGAATCTGTCACGCGGCGTGCTGCTGGGACCGGGAGCAAAAAAACATGAATCGATCGTCATCGGCAATGAAGTGATGATTGGCTACGACGCGAAGCTGCTGGGCAGCGATCATCTGATCCCGGAAGATATTAATAAGCCGATGCGCTGGTCGGGACACACCGATACCGGCGGAATTGTTGTAGAAGATAACGTCTGGATCTGCGCCAACGTAGTCATCACTGCCGGCTGCCGGATCGGAACCGGCTCGGTCGTTGCCGCCGGCGCGGTGGTCACTAAAGATGTTGAACCGTATAGTATTGTCGGCGGCGTTCCGGCGAAAGTGATCCGGAAACGAATTTAAAAAAGGAATGCAGCAATAATGACTCCGCGACAGCGAATTCAGGCGGCTTTATCACACGAAATTCCGGATAGGACGCCAACCGACGGCTGGTTTCATCCGGAGGTCAGAGAAAAACTGAAAGCTTATTTCAACCTGACGGAGTGGGATGATGTTCTGCTGGAACTGGGCGTCGAAGGCTGGAAAGTTGTAGATATTCCGCTCGCCGATAAAAAATTTGATGCGGCCGCTACACCGCGCCCCGGTGGAAAACCCGGCCCGGTCGCCATCTGGTATGATGAATTCACCTATGAAGACCGCTGGGGTGTAATCCAGCAAAAAGACGCGGACAACCGTTATGAAAAGCGCATCAGCGGGCCGCTTGACGACATGGATGAACTGGAACAGCTCTTGCAGTTTCCATGGCCGGTGCTGACGGAACAGGTTGCGCCGGAAACGCTGACAAACCTGTCACGGCAGATTGACCAGTTAAAAACAGAACAAAAATTTGTGGTCGGCGGTTTCGCCAATCCGTTTCGCACCGGCTGGCATTTGCGCGGTATGGACGGGTTTCTCGGCGATTATGCAGCGGAAC from Kiritimatiellales bacterium harbors:
- a CDS encoding AGE family epimerase/isomerase; protein product: MSQYREYLLEQIIPFWMDRSIDHIYGGISNVMDDNGRTVNHDKYLWSQGRALWTFSALYNRIEKNPDWLHFACHIFNYISTHGRDNQGCWMYRLDENGTVLERDISIYVDGFVILGLREYFKATGNMQALQLALETFETVSARLKIPDGYGTAPYSIPPGMKVLGIRMLFSYVFSRLGTAAGRKDIFEAGAALAREILTDFYIPEKNAVLEYVSLQGTFTDSPWGRICIPGHVIESLWFAISIFEQTGEDHLIEQCCQLIKRHLELGWDQRYGGLTLALDIDGKEPCIWNQSDCKAWWVQCEALVATAYAFKHTGADWCSEWHRKVHDYAWAHYPLPGGEWRQWLNRQGQPASSAALPVKDPFHLPRALIELAALEPLPDEFYQ
- a CDS encoding acyltransferase; amino-acid sequence: MSKHPVSQDFADVVKPKFPLNIFLWLRHTFIISPFQTFSDLFIRIAKYTPLNCRIKAALLKMRGMKIGKLPVIYERVCVGLPSNVQVGDYVNLSRGVLLGPGAKKHESIVIGNEVMIGYDAKLLGSDHLIPEDINKPMRWSGHTDTGGIVVEDNVWICANVVITAGCRIGTGSVVAAGAVVTKDVEPYSIVGGVPAKVIRKRI